GTCATGCAGTTCCCGTATCGCGAACACATGATCAACCTGCTCGACACCCCGGGCCACGAAGACTTCTCCGAAGATACCTACCGCACCCTGACCGCGGTGGACTCGGCGTTGATGGTGCTCGACGGCGGTAAAGGTGTAGAGCCGCGGACCATCGCCCTGATGGACGTCTGCCGTCTGCGTGACACGCCGATTGTCAGCTTCATCAACAAACTCGACCGTGACATCCGCGATCCGATCGAACTGCTCGACGAGATCGAAGCCGTCCTCAAGATCAAGGCCGCGCCGATCACCTGGCCGATTGGTTGCTACCGCGATTTCAAGGGTGTGTACCACCTGGCGGGCGACTACATCATTGTCTACACCGCCGGTCACGGTCACGAACGCACCGAAACCAAGATCATCGAGAAGCTCGATTCCGATGAGGCGCGTGCGCACCTGGGCGACGAGTACGAGCGTTTCCTCGAACAGCTGGAGCTGGTGCAGGGGGCCTGCCACGAGTTCAACCAGCAGGAGTTCATCGACGGCCAGATGACCCCGGTGTTCTTCGGTACTGCACTTGGCAACTTCGGGGTCGATCACGTGCTCGACGCCGTGGTGGACTGGGCGCCGCGCCCACTGCCGCGGGTGGCCAACGAGCGCACCGTGGAGCCGGTGGAAGAGAAGTTCTCGGGCTTCATCTTCAAGATCCAGGCGAACATGGACCCCAAGCACCGCGACCGCATCGCGTTCATGCGCATTTGTTCGGGCAAGTACGAAAAAGGCATGAAGATGCGCCACGTGCGCACCGGCAAGGACGTGCGCATCGGCGACGCCCTGACCTTCTTCTCCTCCGAACGTGAGCAACTGGAAGAGGCCTACGCCGGCGACATCATCGGCCTGCACAACCACGGCACCATCCAGATCGGCGACACCTTTAGCGAAGGCGAAAGCCTGGGCTTCACCGGCATCCCGCACTTCGCCCCGGAACTGTTCCGCCGCGTACGCCTGCGTGACCCGCTGAAATCCAAGCAACTGCGCCAGGGCCTGCAGCAGCTGGCGGAAGAGGGCGCCACCCAGGTGTTCTTCCCCGAGCGCAGCAACGACATCATCCTCGGCGCCGTCGGTGTGCTGCAGTTCGATGTGGTGGCCAGCCGCCTGAAAGAGGAATACAAGGTCGAGTGCTCCTACGAGCCGATCACCGTGTACTCCGCGCGCTGGATCGAATGCAGCGACAAGAAGAAGCTCGAGGAATTCTCCAACAAGGCCGTGGAAAACCTGGCACTCGACGGCGGCGGTCACCTGACCTACCTCGCCCCGACCCGCGTCAACCTGGCCCTGATGGAAGAGCGCTGGCCCGACGTGAAATTCCGCGCGACGCGTGAGCATCACTAAGCGCTGAACGGCTACACCCAAAGCCCCGTCGCGAAAGCCTCGGGGCTTTTTGTTGGGGCCAGACCTGTAGGAGCAGCCGGTCGACGCTCGATTGCTCGCGATGACGGTGTATCAGACAACAGATATTTCGTCTGACAGGCCGCCATCGCGAGCAATCGAGCGTCGACCGGCTGCTCCTACAGGGGATTTTCGACAATTCGAAATAAGCGTTATGCAAAACCATTCTGCCAATTGCCGGCAATATCCCATCCCCACCAGCGTCCTATCTGGAGAAACACCCCAAACGAAACTAGATTTTATTCAGCGCTCAAAGGAGGGAATCGGCCATGAACCGGTTGTTTCGCGTTTTGCTGATGTTGAAGGTGTTGGTGATGCTGTCCTTCGGGACGTCAATGGCGTGGGCCGAGTGTGAGGACCATGACACGCAGGCGTCGAGCGGGCAGGTGGGGCATGCGGGGTTGATGATTGCCAAGTCGGAGTCCGAGCCGGGCGATCAGGGGCAGGGTGGCAGCGCGGGGGATGATGACTCGACCACCGATGATCCGGACAGTGGAGATGAGGATGATGGTTCGGCGTAGCTGATCCAGCTGCACACACACATAAAAACTGTGGGAGCGAGCCTGCTCGCGATAGCGTCCTGTCAGTCGACATGGTTGTCACTGGCAGACCGCAATCGCGAGCAGGCTCGCTCCCACAGGGCGTGGTTTATTTCAGGCTGTTTTTACAAAAACTGCTCCGCATAGTGGCAAGCCACCTGCCGGCTATCGAGTGGGCGCAGTTCCGGGACTTCGCTGCTGCAACGCTCGGTCGCGTACGGGCAGCGCTTGTGGAAGGCGCAGCCTGGTGGCGGGTTGAGTGGGTTGGGCAGTTCGCCGACGATCTTGATTTTCGGCTTGGACGGATCCGGGTGGATGGTCGGTGTCGCCGAGAGCAAGGCCTGGGTGTACGGGTGCAGTGGACGGGCGTAGATGTCCTCTTTCGGGCCGATTTCCACCGGGCGACCGAGGTACATCACCATCACGTCATCGGCCACGTGTTGCACCACGGCCAGGTTGTGGGAGATGAACACGTAACCGGTGTTGAACTCCTGCTGCATGTCCATGAACAGGTTCAGCACCTGGGCCTGGATCGACACGTCCAGCGCCGAGGTCGGTTCGTCCGCCACCAGCACTTTCGGTTGCAGCATCATGGCGCGCGCCAGGGCGATGCGCTGGCGCTGGCCGCCGGAGAACATGTGCGGGTAGCGCTGGTAGTGCTCGGGGCGCAGGCCGACCTGCTTCATCATCGCCTGGACCTTCTCGCGACGTTCGGTGGCGCTCAGGTTGGTGTTGATCAGCAGCGGCTCGGCCAGTTGATCACCGATCTTCTGCCGCGGGTTGAGCGAGGCGTACGGGCTCTGGAACACCATCTGCACGTCTTTGCGCAGTTGCTTGCGCTGGGCCTTGTCGGCGCCGGCGACTTCCTGGCCGGCGATTTTCAGCGAGCCCGAGGACGGCTCCTCGATCAGCGTCAGGGCGCGGGCCAGGGTGGATTTGCCGCAGCCCGATTCACCGACGACCGCCAGGGTCTTGCCGGCTTCCAGTTCGAACGACACGCCGTTCAGGGCGCGCACGGTGGCGTGGCCCTTGAACAGGCCACGAGACACTTCGTAGTGACGGGTGAGGTCGCGGGCGGTAAGTACGACGGCCATTACGCCACCTCCTGGTTCAGCGGGTAGAAGCAGCGGGCGAGGCTGTTGCTTTTCGGGTCAAGGGCCGGACGTTGCGCGCGGCAGTTGTCCTGCACGTACGGGCAGCGTGGGGACAGCAGGCAGCCCTGCGGACGGTCGTAGCGACCGGGGACGATGCCCGGCAGGGTCGACAGGCGCGAGGCGCCCAGGCTGTGTTCCGGAATCGCTTTGAGCAGCGCTTCGCTGTACGGGTGCGCGGGGATGTCGAACAGTTGCGGCACCTGGCCGACTTCCACGGCCTGGCCGGCGTACATCACGCACACGCGCTGGGCGGTTTCGGCCACGACGGCGAGGTCGTGGGTGATCAGCACCAGGCCCATGTTCTGCTCTTTCTGCAGGGCCAGCAGCAGTTCCATGATCTGCGCCTGGATGGTTACGTCCAACGCGGTGGTCGGTTCGTCGGCGATCAGCAGTTTCGGCTCGCCGGCAATCGCCATGGCGATCGCGACCCGCTGGCTCATGCCGCCGGACAGTTGGTGCGGGTAGGCGTCCATACGGCTGGCCGCGCCCGGGATTTCAACTTTTTGCAGCAGTTCGATGGCGCGCTTGCGGGCGGCCTTGCCGGACATCTTCAGATGCAGGCGCAGCACTTCCTCGATCTGGAAACCCACGGTGTAGCTTGGGTTCAGCGCGGTCATCGGGTCCTGGAACACCATCGCCAGGTCCTTGCCGACGATCTGCCGACGCTGGCGGCTGCTGAGCTTGAGCATGTTCTGGCCGTCGAAGCTCAGGGCGTCGGCGGTGACGATGCCCGGGTGCTCGATCAGGCCCATCAGCGCCATCATGGTCACGGACTTGCCGGAACCGGACTCGCCAACGATGGCCAGTACTTCGCCCTTGTCTACCTTGAGGTCGAGGCCGTCGACCACGGGCGTGGCGTTCTTGTCGCCAAAGCGAACATTGAGATTCTTGATTTCTAGCAGTGACATGGGAATCTCCTCAGGCGGCGTTCTTGAGTTTCGGGTCCAGCGCGTCGCGCAGGCCGTCGCCCATCAGGTTGATTGCCAGCACGCTGAGCAAAATGGTCAAACCAGGCAGGCTCACCACCCACCAGGCGCGTTCGATGTAGTCGCGGGCCGAAGCCAGCATGGTGCCCCACTCAGGGGTTGGCGGTTGTACGCCAAGGCCGAGGAAGCCCAGGGCGGCGGCATCGAGGATCGCCGAGGAGAAGCTCAAGGTGGCCTGCACGATCAGCGGCGCCATGCAGTTGGGCAGCACGGTGATGAACATCAGGCGCGGCAGGCCGGCACCGGCCAGGCGGGCAGCGGTCACGTAGTCGCGGTTCAGCTCGCCCATCACGGCGGCGCGGGTCAGGCGCACGTAGGACGGCAGCGATACCACGGCGATGGCGATCACGGTGTTGATCAGGCCTGGGCCGAGGATGGCGACGATCGCCACGGCCAGCAGCAGGGACGGCAGGGCCAGCATGATGTCCATCAGACGCATGATGGTCGGGCCGAGCAGTTTCGGGAAGAAACCGGCCAGCAGGCCCATCAGGATGCCCGGGATCAGCGACATGACCACCGAGGACAGGCCGATCAGCAGCGACAGCCGAGAGCCCTGGATCAGGCGCGACAGCAGATCGCGGCCCAGTTCGTCGGTGCCAAGGAGAAACTGCCATTGCCCGCCTTCGAGCCACACGGGCGGGGTCAGCAGGAAGTCGCGGTACTGCTCGCTGGGATTGTGCGGAGCCACCCAGGGCGCAAAGATGGCGCAGAACACGATCAGGCTGAAGAACATCAGGCCGGCAACGGCGCCTTTGTTCTTGGCGAAGGCTTGCCAGAACTCTTTGTAGGGCGATGGGTACAGCAGGCTCTGATCCACGTTGGAGGTGGTCGCTACTGAGGAAGTTGGAGTGCTCATGGTATTGACCTCAGCGCTGATGACGGATGCGTGGGTTGGCAAAGCCGTAGAGGACGTCCACCACGAAGTTGACCAGAATCACAATGCAGGCAATCAGCAAGATGCCGTTTTGCACCACCGGATAATCCCGGGCGCCAATGGCTTCGATCAGCCATTTGCCGATGCCGGGCCACGAAAAGATGGTTTCGGTCAGTACCGCACCGGCCAGCAGGGTGCCGACTTGCAGGCCGACGACGGTCAGAACCGGAATCAGCGCGTTGCGCAGACCGTGAACGAACACCACGCGTGCCGGCGACAGGCCTTTGGCCCGGGCCGTACGGATGTAGTCTTCACGCAGCACTTCAAGCATCGAGGAGCGGGTCATCCGGGCGATGACCGCCAGCGGAATGGTGCCCAGCACGATGGCCGGCAGGATCAGGTGATGCAGATAGTCGAGCAATGCACCCGGTTCATCGCTGAGCCAGGTGTCGATCAGCATGAAGTTGGTTTTGCGTTCCACGTCGATCAGCAGGTCGTTCTGCCCTGAAACCGGGGTCCAGCCCAGGCTGACCGAGAAAAACATGATGAGAATCAGGCCCCACCAGAAGATCGGCATCGAGTAGCCCGTCAGGGAGATACCCATTACCCCGTGGTCGAACAATGAACCCCGCTTGAGGGCGGCGATGACGCCGGCCAGCAGTCCGAATATGCCGGCGAAGAGCAGGGCCGCCATCGACAGCTCGAAGGTGGCCGGGAACAACTGCGTGAACTCGGTCCAGACGCTTTCACGGGTACGCAGGGATTCCCCCAGGTCGCCGTGGGCCAGTTTGCCGATGTAGTCCAGATACTGGGCGTAGAGCGGTTTGTTCAGACCAAGGCGTTCCATTGCCTGAGCGTGCATTTCGGGGTCGACCCGACGTTCTCCCATCATGACTTCGACCGGGTCGCCCGGGATCATGCGAATCAACGCAAAAGTCAGCAACGTGATGCCGAAGAACGTGGGGATCAACAACCCCAGTCGGCGGGCAATAAAACTTAACATTGTGCGGTGTACCTCATCAGCCGGTTAGGCGTGCCCGGTGTCCCTGGGGTCAGGGACACCGGGAGTTTTCTTATTTACTTCACCTGGGTAGTGGCGAAGTTATTCGTGGTCAGGGGGCTAATGTGATAGCCCTCTACGTTGTTACGCATTGCGGTGAACATTCTAGTGTGTGCGATGCTGATCCATGGCTGGTCCTGGTTGAAAAGCACCTGGGCCTGCTCATACAGGGCTGCGCGTTCGGCCGGGTCGGTTTTTTCCCGGGCCTGGTCGAGCAGGGCCTGAAACTTGTCGTTACACCAGCGCGCGTAGTTTTCGCCGTTTTTCGCCGCCTCGCAACTCAGCATTGGCGTGAGGAAGTTATCCGGGTCGCCGTTATCGCCCGCCCAACCGGCAGAAACCAGGTCGTGCTCGCCGTTTTTCGCGCGTTTGAGCATTTCGCCCCATTCCATCACGCGGATGTCGATCTTGATCCCGACCTTGGCCAGGTCAGACTGCATCATCTGCGCGCCGAGCATCGGATTGGGGTTGGTCGGGCCGCCACCGTTACGGGTGAACAGGGTGAAGGTGGTGCCTTCCGGTACGCCGGCTTCCTTGAGCAGGGCGCGGGCCTTGTCCAGGTCACGGGCGGGGTTTTTCAGGCTGTGGTTGTAGCCTAGCAGGGTGTCCGGATACGGGTTGACCGCGACGGTGGCATTGCCCTTGCCGAACAGCGCGTTGACGGCCGCTTCCTTGTCGAAGGCGATGTCGATGGCTTTGCGCACGCGCACATCGCTCAGGTATTTGTGCTGGGTGTTCATGGCGATGTAGGCCACGGTCATCGCGTTGAGTTCATCGACCTTGAGCTTGGCGTCGTTCTTGATGCTCGGAATGTCATCCGGCTTCGGATACAGGGCGATCTGGCACTCGTTGGCCTTGAGCTTCTGCAGGCGCACGTTGTTGTCGGTGGCGATCGCCAGGATCAGCGATTCAGCCGGCGCCTTGCCACGGAAGTACTCCGGGTTGGCCTTGAAACGCACCTGAGCGTCCTTGTTGTAACGCTGGAAAATGAACGGCCCGGTGCCGATCGGCTTGCTGTTCAGGTCGCCGGTCTTGCCGGCCTTGAGCAACTGGTCGGCGTATTCGGCCGGGTAGATCGAGGAAAACGCCATGGCGATGTCGGCCAGGAACGGCGCTTCGCGGCGGGTCAGGGTGAATTTGACCGTGTTGTCGTCGACTTTCTCGACGCTTTTGAGCAGCTCTTTGAAGCCCATGCTTTCAAAGTAGGGGAAGCCCACGCTCGATTTGTCATGCCACGGGTGTTTCGGGTCCAGCTGGCGCTGGAAACTCCAGACCACGTCGTCGGCATTCATGTCGCGGGTCGGCTTGAAGTATTCGGTGGTGTGAAACTTGACGCCTTTGCGCAGGTGGAACGTGTAGGTCAGGCCATCCTCGCTGATGTCCCAGGAATCGGCCAATGCCGGAATCACATCGGTGGTGCCGGGCTTGAAGTCCGCCAGGCGGTTGAAGATGGTTTCAGCCACCGCGTCGGCTGTGACTGCAGTCGTGTACTGAACCATGTCGAAGCCTTCCGGGCTGGCCTCGGTGCAAACCACCAGGGGTTTGGCCGATGCGCCTACCGCAACACTCAGCAAGGCGGCTGCGATGGCCGCACGTAGGGGAAGCATTTTCATCAAGAACCCTCTGCAATCGGTTAAAGGACAAAAGCCGTACGGCTGACTCGTCGTGAAGCCAGCCGTACGGCAAGTGCATTACAGAATGTTGAACGGGATGGTGGTCACGAGACGGAACTCGTTGATGCTGCCATCGGACTGGTTCTCACTGGCGCGGTGGGTAGTGTAGGTCGCGCGGATAGCGGTGGCCTTGAGCGGGCCGCTTTGTACGGCGTAGGAAGCACCGATGCCGTATTCGTAATGGTGTTCGCCGTCCATTGCCTTCACGTCGCTGTAGCCGGTGCTGTTGTAGTGGGTACCGTCGATACCCCAGCCACGAGCCTGGTAGATGTTGAACTTCAGGCCCGGTACGCCGTACTCAGCCATGTTCAGGCCGTAGGCGATCTGGAACGACTTCTCGTTCGGGCCGTTGAAGTCCGACAGCAGGGAGTTGGCCAGGTAGATGCCGTTGGTTTCGTGCAGGTAGTCGAAGTACTCGTTACCGTTCACTTGCTGGTACGAGAACGTCAGGCTGTGGGCCTGGTGGGTCAGGCCGAACGACAGCGAGTAGGTGTCGTTGTCGATTTCGCCCAGCAGCTTTTTGCCTTCGTCCACGGTCTTGTAGTAGTTCAGGCCGGTGGTCAGGCTCAGCACCTGGCTATCACCCAGCACGTGGCTGGCGCCGAAGTAGTACTGGTTCCAGAAGTCTTCGGCCTGGGTCGCCCAGAGGCTGGTGGTCAGGCTTTCCAGCGGGTTGTAGGAAATGCCGCCGGTATAGATGTGATCGGCCTCGACGCTGCGGTCGCCGTATTCGGAGCGGAAGCCTTGCAGGCTCTGTTCCATACGTGGCGACACGCGGTCAAAGGTCGCGAGATCGAAGGTCAGGTTTTCCAGCTCGCCGATTTTCAGGCTTGCACCCTGGAAGCTCGACGGCAGCGCACGGTTGCCGATGGTGTCGACTTGCGGGCTGCTGTAGCTCTGGCGACCGACGGTCAGGGTGCTGTTGGAAATGCGCGCCTTGACGTTGGCCAGGCCCAGTTTGCTCCACTGATCCACGGCGTCGCCGTTGGAGTGGGCGAGGGTACGGTTGGAGCCACCCTTGATGTCTTCACGGCTGCGATCCAGCGCGATGGCGTTGTATGCCGCCACTTCGGTGCTGAAACCTACGGTGCCCTGGGTGAAACCCGAGGTGTAGTTGAGGATGGTGCCCTGTACCCAGTTGATACGGCGCGAACCTTCCAGCGTTTCACCGTGGCGTTCGTATTTGTAGACGCCGCCGCGCTGCTTGTCTTCGTTGGAGTACCAGTTGCGGGTGGTGCCGCTCAGGGACTGGCCGTCGATGAAGCCGGTGGCTTCGCTCTGTGCACTTTTTTCTTTCACGCTGACCGGGGCAACTGCCTGGCTTTGCGATTCCGCATAAGCCGTGGCGGTGATGCTGCTGATGGCGAGGGCCAGTATCGCGGTGCTGCTCAGTTTCATGGGTGAAGCTCCTTAACTTTCTTTTTTTATGCCGGCTTTTTGTGGTGGTCCGGCTACTTTGGTTGGAACTCATTCACGCAAAGCAAACGTTTGCCAAATGCCAAATCGGCGATTTACGGCAATACGCCTGCGTGAGGGCGCACTGCGCCCCCAAGCGATTAGCTACACGGTTTGGTTATTTATCGATGCTGACACCCGAGAACACGTTGCGGCCGAACGGGCTTACCTTGAAGCCTTCGACTTTGGCGCTCAACGGCTGGTTGACCGTCGAATGGGCGATAGGCGTGATCGGCACCTGCTGCTTGAGCAGTTGCTGCGCCTGCTTGTAGAGCTCGGTGCGCTGGTCGCGATCGGTGACGATCTTGGCCTGCTTGATCAGCTTGTCGTAAGCCGGATCACACCATTGGGAATAGTTGTTGCCGCCGATGGCATCGCAGCTGTACAGCGTGCCCATCCAGTTGTCCGGGTCCCCATTGTCGCCGGTCCAGCCGATCAGGCTGATGTCGTGCTCGCCATTCTTGGTGCGCTTGATGTACTCGCCCCACTCGTAGCTGACGATTTTGACCTTGAGGCCGATCTTCGCCCAGTCGGCCTGGAGCATCTCGGCCATCAACTTGGCGTTGGGGTTGTACGGGCGCTGGACCGGCATCGCCCACAGGGTGATCTCGGTGCCTTCCTTGACGCCGGCCGCCTTGAGCAGCTCCTTGGCTTTCTCCGGGTTGTAGGCGGCGTCCTTGATGGTTTCGTCATAGGACCACTGGGTCGGCGGCATGGCGTTGACCGCCAGTTGCCCGGCGCCCTGGTACACGGCGTTGAGAATGCCTTGCTTGTTAACCGCCATGTCCAGCGCCTGGCGCACTTCGAGCTGGTCGAAGGGTTTGTGGCGCACGTTGTAGGAGATGTAGCCGAGGTTGAAACCAGGCTTCTCGAGGAGCGTGAGTTTCGGGTCGTTCTTCAGCGCATCGACATCGGCCGGGCGCGGGTGCAGGGTGACCTGGCACTCGTTGGCCTTGAGCTTCTGCACACGTACCGAGGCGTCGGTGTTGATGGCGAAAATCAGGTTGTCGAGTTTGACCCGGCTCGGGTCCCAGTACTGCTTGTTGCCGGTGTAACGGATGTTGGAGTCTTTCTGGTAGCTCTTGAATACGAACGGCCCGGTGCCGATCGGCTTCTGGTTGATGTCGCTGGGTTTGCCGGCGGCCAGCAACTGGTCGGCGTATTCGGCGGACAGGATGGCGGCGAAGCTCATGGCGATGTTCTGGATGAACGCGGCGTCCACGCTGTTGAGCGTCATGACCACGGTCATTGGCCCGGTCTTTTCGACCTTGGCGATGTTCTTGTTCAGGCTCATCCCGTTGAAATACGGGAATTCGGTCGGGTAAGCCTTACGGAAAGGTTGTTGCGGATCGAGCATGCGGTTGAAGGTGAACAGCACGTCATCGGCATTGAAGTCACGGGTTGGCGTGAAGTACTTGGTGGTGTGAAATTTCACCCCTTCGCGTAGGTGGAAGGTGTAGGTCAGGCCGTCTTCGGAAATATCCCAGCTCTTCGCCAGCCCCGGTACCACATTGGTGGCGCCTTTTTCGAACTCTACCAGGCGGTTGTACAACGGCTCGGCGGCATCGTTATCGGTGGCGGTGGTGTACTGCGCGGTGTCGAAACCCGCCGGGCTGCCTTCGGAGCAGAACACCAGGCTGTTGTTGGCGGCCTGGCTGATGGAAGTGGCGGCCAACAGGCCGGTGCCCAGCAATGCGGATAAAACCAAGGTATGGCGCATGACGCTCCCTCTTTCTCTTTCGCTAAGTGTCCAACGAGCCGCAGACCCATCCGGGGGCTGGCAGCTTCTTTGAGTTCAAACCATGACGAGCAGCAACCGGCCGATAGCCCGCACATACACTATTCAGATGCCGACGGTAAGAGCCGAAGGCTTGAGAGTAAATGCGTAAAGTCCTAAAGACTTGTAGGAAAGGTCAACGCACCCGGCGCCGCTGCCGTAATACTCAGCGGAAGGGGATGTAGGTGATTTCCCACGTTATCGGCAAATAAAACGGCGGCGACGTCTGTAACGTCGCCGCCGTTCAGGCTTACTTGCTGACGCTGACGCCGTAGAAGGAGTTCAAGCCGAATGGGCTGATCTTGAAGTCCTGCACGTTGGCGCGCATGGGTTGGAACACCGTCGAGTGAGCGATAGGTGTCATTGGAACAGCGTCCTTGAGGACGTGTTGTGCCTGCTTGTACAGCTCGGTGCGCTTGGCCTGGTCCGAAGTACGCTTGGCTTGCTTGACGATGTCGTCAAACTTCTTGTCGCACCACTTGGAGAAGTTGTTGCCTTCCAGCGAGTCGCAACCGAACAGCACGTTCAGCCAGTTGTCCGGGTCACCGTTGTCACCGCTCCAGCCGATCAGCATCGCGCCGTTCTCACCACCTTTGGAGCGCTTGATGTACTCGCCCCACTCGTAGCTCTGGATCTTGACCTTCAGGCCGATCTTGGCCCAGTCGGACTGCAGCATTTCTGCCATCAGCTTGGCGTTCGGGTTGTACGGACGCTGTACCGGCATGGCCCACAGGACGATCTCGGTACCTTCCTTGACGCCAGCTTCCTTGAGCAGCTCCTTGGCTTTCTCAGGGTCGTACTTGGCATCCTTGATGGTGGTGTCGTAGGACCACTGGGTCGGTGGCATGGCGTTGACCGCCAGTTGGCCTGCGCCCTGGTACACGGAGTCGATGATCTGCTGCTTGTTCACCGCCATGTCCATGGCCTGGCGAACCTTGAGCTGCGACATCGGGTTCGGCTTGTCGTCGCCCTTGATCTTGTCCATCACGTTATAGGCGATGTAGCCAAGGTTGAAGCCAGCCTGTTCAGGCATCTTCAGGTCCTTGTCTTCCTTGAGCGCCTTCAGGTCGGCCGGACGTGGGAACAGAGTGACCTGGCACTCGTTCTTTTTCAGCTTCTGGATACGCACCGACGGGTCGGTGGTGATGGCGAAGATCAGGTTGTCGATCTTCACGTCTTCAGGCTTCCAGTAGTCCTTGTTCCCGGTGTAGCGGATGTTGGAGTCTTTCTGGTAGCTCTTGAACACGAATGGACCAGTGCCGACCGGCTTCTGGTTGATGTCGGCAGCCTTGCCGTCCTTGAGCAGCTGGGCAGCGTACTCGGCGGACTGTACCGAAGCGAAGCTCATGGCCATGTTCTGGATGAACGCGGCGTCCACGTCTTTGAGGGTGAACTTGACGGTGTGGTCGTCGACTTTCTCGATCTTGGTGATGTTGGTGTCCATCCCCATGTCGGTGAAGTACGGGAATTCGGTCGGGTACGCCTTACGGAACGGGTCATCCTTGTTAATCATGCGATTGAAGGTGAACAGCACGTCGTCGGCGTTGAATTCGCGAGTCGGCTTGAAGTACGGGGTGGTGTGGAACTTGACGCCTTCACGCAGGTGGAAGGTGTAGGTCAGGCCGTCATCGGAAACGTCCCAGCTGGTTGCCAGACCAGGAATAACGGCGGTGCCACCGCGCTCGAACTGAGTCAGGCGGTTGAACATGGTTTCAGCCGAGGCGTCGAAGTCGGTTCCGGTGGTGTATTGACCTGGATCGAAACCGGCCGGGCTCCCTTCGGAGCAGAACACCAGGTTAGTCGCAGCTTGAGCGAACGGTGCGCTAGCCAACAGACTGGCGCCGACTAAAAACGGAATGACCGCGTGTTTGAGCATGGTGGCCTCATGATTTGTTGTCATTTTTTGAATTTGAGGACGACCTTGTGAGTCGTGCCTGCGGATACTTATGCAGGGGCTATACCCAATGCAAGTTCCGAAGAGTCTACAGGCATTAAACGGTGGCACGAACGTACCTTAATGTCGCATTTGTATAATTTCGATGCATTTTAACGTTTGCGAGGCGTTTTCAGAGGCTATGTCGTGCACTGTTTTGGTGCTCTGAAAGCGTGCGGTTGCCCACGATCGGGGCATGGGTGTTACCTATTTAGACCCCATCCTGTGCGGTTGAATAGGAGTGATTCTTGTTGCACTGAATTAGCACTTCGGCTGCGGGTTGTACCAAGCGCAACTGATGTCGTTTTTGGAGGTTTGACCCACAAAAAAAGGCGATCACCCTGATCGCCTTTTTTGCGGATTACCGACTCAGGGCATCAATACTTCGATCGAGCCGTCGGCGGTCATGCTGACCTGGCTGGTACCGGCCTCGACTTCCGGAGTCACTGGCGCGCCATCCATGCTGGCGGCTTTCATCATCATCGGCGCGCGCATGTAGGGTTGCGGGTAGCCGTTGCTGTTGAGGTTCATGTTGACGATTTTGTAACCCTTGCCACCCAGGGCCTCGGTGGCCAGTTGGGCGCGAGCCTTGAAGGCCGACACGGCTTCCTTGAGCAGTGCGTCTTCGCTGGTCTTGCGGGTTGGCGTGGCGATGGCGAAGTCCATGCCGCCCATCTTCAGGTCGGTCAGCAGCTCACCGGTCAGC
This DNA window, taken from Pseudomonas sp. MYb118, encodes the following:
- a CDS encoding ABC transporter substrate-binding protein, encoding MRHTLVLSALLGTGLLAATSISQAANNSLVFCSEGSPAGFDTAQYTTATDNDAAEPLYNRLVEFEKGATNVVPGLAKSWDISEDGLTYTFHLREGVKFHTTKYFTPTRDFNADDVLFTFNRMLDPQQPFRKAYPTEFPYFNGMSLNKNIAKVEKTGPMTVVMTLNSVDAAFIQNIAMSFAAILSAEYADQLLAAGKPSDINQKPIGTGPFVFKSYQKDSNIRYTGNKQYWDPSRVKLDNLIFAINTDASVRVQKLKANECQVTLHPRPADVDALKNDPKLTLLEKPGFNLGYISYNVRHKPFDQLEVRQALDMAVNKQGILNAVYQGAGQLAVNAMPPTQWSYDETIKDAAYNPEKAKELLKAAGVKEGTEITLWAMPVQRPYNPNAKLMAEMLQADWAKIGLKVKIVSYEWGEYIKRTKNGEHDISLIGWTGDNGDPDNWMGTLYSCDAIGGNNYSQWCDPAYDKLIKQAKIVTDRDQRTELYKQAQQLLKQQVPITPIAHSTVNQPLSAKVEGFKVSPFGRNVFSGVSIDK
- a CDS encoding OprD family porin is translated as MKLSSTAILALAISSITATAYAESQSQAVAPVSVKEKSAQSEATGFIDGQSLSGTTRNWYSNEDKQRGGVYKYERHGETLEGSRRINWVQGTILNYTSGFTQGTVGFSTEVAAYNAIALDRSREDIKGGSNRTLAHSNGDAVDQWSKLGLANVKARISNSTLTVGRQSYSSPQVDTIGNRALPSSFQGASLKIGELENLTFDLATFDRVSPRMEQSLQGFRSEYGDRSVEADHIYTGGISYNPLESLTTSLWATQAEDFWNQYYFGASHVLGDSQVLSLTTGLNYYKTVDEGKKLLGEIDNDTYSLSFGLTHQAHSLTFSYQQVNGNEYFDYLHETNGIYLANSLLSDFNGPNEKSFQIAYGLNMAEYGVPGLKFNIYQARGWGIDGTHYNSTGYSDVKAMDGEHHYEYGIGASYAVQSGPLKATAIRATYTTHRASENQSDGSINEFRLVTTIPFNIL
- a CDS encoding ABC transporter substrate-binding protein, whose protein sequence is MKMLPLRAAIAAALLSVAVGASAKPLVVCTEASPEGFDMVQYTTAVTADAVAETIFNRLADFKPGTTDVIPALADSWDISEDGLTYTFHLRKGVKFHTTEYFKPTRDMNADDVVWSFQRQLDPKHPWHDKSSVGFPYFESMGFKELLKSVEKVDDNTVKFTLTRREAPFLADIAMAFSSIYPAEYADQLLKAGKTGDLNSKPIGTGPFIFQRYNKDAQVRFKANPEYFRGKAPAESLILAIATDNNVRLQKLKANECQIALYPKPDDIPSIKNDAKLKVDELNAMTVAYIAMNTQHKYLSDVRVRKAIDIAFDKEAAVNALFGKGNATVAVNPYPDTLLGYNHSLKNPARDLDKARALLKEAGVPEGTTFTLFTRNGGGPTNPNPMLGAQMMQSDLAKVGIKIDIRVMEWGEMLKRAKNGEHDLVSAGWAGDNGDPDNFLTPMLSCEAAKNGENYARWCNDKFQALLDQAREKTDPAERAALYEQAQVLFNQDQPWISIAHTRMFTAMRNNVEGYHISPLTTNNFATTQVK
- a CDS encoding ABC transporter substrate-binding protein yields the protein MLKHAVIPFLVGASLLASAPFAQAATNLVFCSEGSPAGFDPGQYTTGTDFDASAETMFNRLTQFERGGTAVIPGLATSWDVSDDGLTYTFHLREGVKFHTTPYFKPTREFNADDVLFTFNRMINKDDPFRKAYPTEFPYFTDMGMDTNITKIEKVDDHTVKFTLKDVDAAFIQNMAMSFASVQSAEYAAQLLKDGKAADINQKPVGTGPFVFKSYQKDSNIRYTGNKDYWKPEDVKIDNLIFAITTDPSVRIQKLKKNECQVTLFPRPADLKALKEDKDLKMPEQAGFNLGYIAYNVMDKIKGDDKPNPMSQLKVRQAMDMAVNKQQIIDSVYQGAGQLAVNAMPPTQWSYDTTIKDAKYDPEKAKELLKEAGVKEGTEIVLWAMPVQRPYNPNAKLMAEMLQSDWAKIGLKVKIQSYEWGEYIKRSKGGENGAMLIGWSGDNGDPDNWLNVLFGCDSLEGNNFSKWCDKKFDDIVKQAKRTSDQAKRTELYKQAQHVLKDAVPMTPIAHSTVFQPMRANVQDFKISPFGLNSFYGVSVSK